Proteins encoded together in one candidate division TA06 bacterium B3_TA06 window:
- a CDS encoding IS30 family transposase, whose product ITFDNGPENAEHEVISKATDIKCFFCEPYSSWQRGTNEHTNGLLRQYLPKKTNFATISNEEIRLIESRLNDRPRTEGRRMRSDCLGFKTPLEVANLCVALQR is encoded by the coding sequence TATCACCTTCGACAATGGCCCGGAGAATGCTGAGCATGAAGTCATCTCTAAGGCCACTGACATAAAGTGCTTCTTCTGCGAACCTTACTCTTCGTGGCAGAGAGGAACCAATGAGCACACCAACGGACTCCTCAGACAATACTTGCCAAAGAAGACTAACTTCGCTACAATCAGTAACGAGGAGATCAGATTGATAGAATCAAGGCTAAACGACAGGCCCAGGACCGAAGGGCGACGCATGCGGAGCGACTGCCTGGGTTTCAAAACACCCCTCGAAGTCGCTAACCTATGTGTTGCACTTCAACGTTGA